From one Scophthalmus maximus strain ysfricsl-2021 chromosome 19, ASM2237912v1, whole genome shotgun sequence genomic stretch:
- the LOC124849715 gene encoding uncharacterized protein LOC124849715 isoform X1 yields the protein MNPAMINSTNSVSTTKRKREAERSVNWTVEETQVLLCAWSDERVQKSLAENLRNRHVFKHLSTRMSEMGFCRSPHQCRLRVKTLKANYVRAQLHRSVNGAQPCTFKYFAEMDAVLGRRSTGGVGGGSFFAPLEQTAELGLDGTGSIPEDLNSNTDEISGHHFGSSGRTGRQRPLSASEGRGGRSPWQLDSDVKLEEREDSTDEFEFVDAGFPACPRVYLESGFHREMSGTPVDNSLSSPSPHVVPPPPSPPLPQSAASPLPAPPDPSPDNALPTSGLLHHLESPRPEPVLKHLLGSFQRLVSDTRGLLAQLESQRQEQARWHQELLSQWLQREERRQREAADREERREKARMEHEIRVLELLTGLAREHGCKGGGGQTLLEGPTGPSHNTDKERK from the exons ATGAATCCTGCGATGATCAACTCGACCAACTCCGTGTCGACGACTAAAA gGAAGCGAGAGGCCGAGCGCTCCGTCAACTGGACGGTGGAGGAGACCCAGGTGCTGCTGTGTGCCTGGAGCGACGAGCGCGTCCAGAAGAGCCTGGCGGAGAACCTCCGCAACCGCCACGTCTTCAAGCACCTCTCGACGCGCATGAGCGAGATGGGCTTCTGCCGCAGTCCGCACCAGTGCCGGCTGCGCGTCAAAACTCTGAAGGCGAACTACGTGCGGGCCCAACTGCACCGCAGTGTGAACGGCGCGCAGCCGTGCACTTTCAAATACTTTGCCGAGATGGACGCCGTGTTGGGTCGGAGGTCGACGGGCGGAGTGGGCGGCGGCTCGTTTTTTGCACCTTTGGAACAGACGGCGGAGCTTGGCCTCGACGGGACGGGGAGCATCCCGGAAGATTTAAATTCTAACACCGACGAGATCAGTGGTCACCATTTTGGTTCCTCGGGGAGAACGGGAAGGCAACGACCTTTGAGCGCGtcggaggggagaggaggccgGTCGCCGTGGCAACTCGACTCCGACGTcaagctggaggagagagaggattcAACGGACGAGTTTGAGTTCGTGGACGCGGGATTCCCGGCGTGTCCCAGAGTTTATCTGGAATCAGGCTTCCATCGAGAAATGAGTG GTACACCAGTGGACAACAGCCTCAGCTCTCCCTCCCCTCACGTTGTCccacctccaccatctcctcctcttccccagtCCGCCGCCTCACCTCTCCCCGCACCCCCAGACCCGAGCCCCGACAACGCCCTGCCCACCTCtggcctcctccaccacctcgagTCCCCCCGCCCGGAGCCCGTCCTCAAGCACCTGCTGGGGAGCTTCCAGCGGCTGGTGTCGGACACCCGCGGCCTACTGGCGCAGCTGGAGAGCCAGCGGCAGGAGCAGGCCCGCTGGCACCAGGAGCTGCTGTCCCAgtggctgcagagggaggagcgTCGGCAGAGGGAGGCGGCCGaccgggaggagaggagggagaaggctCGCATGGAGCACGAGATCCGGGTCCTGGAGCTCCTCACCGGCCTCGCCAGGGAACACGGCTGTAAAGGCGGAGGCGGGCAGACTTTACTGGAGGGACCGACCGGTCCGAGTCACAACACGGACAAGGAGAGAAAATAG
- the LOC124849715 gene encoding uncharacterized protein LOC124849715 isoform X2, whose protein sequence is MSEMGFCRSPHQCRLRVKTLKANYVRAQLHRSVNGAQPCTFKYFAEMDAVLGRRSTGGVGGGSFFAPLEQTAELGLDGTGSIPEDLNSNTDEISGHHFGSSGRTGRQRPLSASEGRGGRSPWQLDSDVKLEEREDSTDEFEFVDAGFPACPRVYLESGFHREMSGTPVDNSLSSPSPHVVPPPPSPPLPQSAASPLPAPPDPSPDNALPTSGLLHHLESPRPEPVLKHLLGSFQRLVSDTRGLLAQLESQRQEQARWHQELLSQWLQREERRQREAADREERREKARMEHEIRVLELLTGLAREHGCKGGGGQTLLEGPTGPSHNTDKERK, encoded by the exons ATGAGCGAGATGGGCTTCTGCCGCAGTCCGCACCAGTGCCGGCTGCGCGTCAAAACTCTGAAGGCGAACTACGTGCGGGCCCAACTGCACCGCAGTGTGAACGGCGCGCAGCCGTGCACTTTCAAATACTTTGCCGAGATGGACGCCGTGTTGGGTCGGAGGTCGACGGGCGGAGTGGGCGGCGGCTCGTTTTTTGCACCTTTGGAACAGACGGCGGAGCTTGGCCTCGACGGGACGGGGAGCATCCCGGAAGATTTAAATTCTAACACCGACGAGATCAGTGGTCACCATTTTGGTTCCTCGGGGAGAACGGGAAGGCAACGACCTTTGAGCGCGtcggaggggagaggaggccgGTCGCCGTGGCAACTCGACTCCGACGTcaagctggaggagagagaggattcAACGGACGAGTTTGAGTTCGTGGACGCGGGATTCCCGGCGTGTCCCAGAGTTTATCTGGAATCAGGCTTCCATCGAGAAATGAGTG GTACACCAGTGGACAACAGCCTCAGCTCTCCCTCCCCTCACGTTGTCccacctccaccatctcctcctcttccccagtCCGCCGCCTCACCTCTCCCCGCACCCCCAGACCCGAGCCCCGACAACGCCCTGCCCACCTCtggcctcctccaccacctcgagTCCCCCCGCCCGGAGCCCGTCCTCAAGCACCTGCTGGGGAGCTTCCAGCGGCTGGTGTCGGACACCCGCGGCCTACTGGCGCAGCTGGAGAGCCAGCGGCAGGAGCAGGCCCGCTGGCACCAGGAGCTGCTGTCCCAgtggctgcagagggaggagcgTCGGCAGAGGGAGGCGGCCGaccgggaggagaggagggagaaggctCGCATGGAGCACGAGATCCGGGTCCTGGAGCTCCTCACCGGCCTCGCCAGGGAACACGGCTGTAAAGGCGGAGGCGGGCAGACTTTACTGGAGGGACCGACCGGTCCGAGTCACAACACGGACAAGGAGAGAAAATAG